Proteins from one Loktanella sp. M215 genomic window:
- the mreC gene encoding rod shape-determining protein MreC encodes MARDRNTHDEYIGPIRRLLVAIGVVVLLGIFLVWRIDSPRVERFRAAVIDRVVPSFDWAMAPVTGIVELVADFRSYSALSEQNGNLRRELQQMKAWKEAALQLEQENARLLELNNVRLDPQLTYVTGVVMTDSGSPFRQSVLLNVGRRDGIVDGWPAMDGLGLVGRISGVGRGTARVILLTDTSSRIPVTIQPSGQKAILAGDNTLNPPIEFLENPDTVRPGDRVVSSGDGGVFPADLLVGQVALGSDRRLRVRLAADYGRLEFLRILRAQPHEDITDPGGLLTPEGGLIGPVLPRTAEAGNDG; translated from the coding sequence TTGGCGCGCGACCGTAACACTCACGACGAATACATCGGCCCGATCCGGCGTCTGCTGGTCGCGATCGGTGTCGTCGTGCTGCTGGGCATCTTTCTGGTCTGGCGCATCGACAGCCCGCGCGTCGAACGGTTTCGCGCCGCCGTCATCGACCGGGTCGTGCCGTCCTTCGACTGGGCCATGGCGCCGGTTACGGGCATCGTCGAACTGGTCGCGGATTTCCGCAGCTATTCCGCGCTGAGCGAGCAGAACGGCAACCTGCGCCGCGAGTTGCAGCAGATGAAGGCGTGGAAAGAGGCGGCCTTGCAGCTGGAGCAGGAAAACGCCCGCCTGCTGGAACTGAACAATGTGCGTCTGGACCCGCAGCTGACCTACGTGACCGGGGTGGTGATGACGGATTCGGGCTCGCCCTTCCGGCAGTCGGTGCTGCTGAATGTCGGTCGGCGTGACGGGATCGTGGATGGCTGGCCCGCGATGGACGGGCTGGGCCTTGTCGGGCGGATCAGTGGCGTCGGGCGCGGCACGGCCCGCGTGATCCTGCTGACCGACACCTCCAGCCGGATCCCGGTGACGATCCAGCCGTCGGGGCAGAAGGCCATTCTGGCGGGCGACAATACGCTGAACCCGCCGATCGAGTTTCTGGAAAATCCTGACACCGTGCGCCCCGGCGACCGTGTCGTTTCCTCGGGCGACGGCGGAGTCTTTCCCGCCGATCTGCTGGTGGGTCAAGTGGCGCTTGGCAGCGACCGACGGCTGCGGGTGCGGCTGGCGGCGGATTACGGGCGGCTGGAATTCCTGCGGATCCTGCGCGCGCAACCGCACGAGGACATCACCGACCCCGGCGGCCTTCTGACGCCCGAGGGCGGTCTGATCGGTCCGGTCCTGCCCCGCACGGCAGAAGCCGGCAACGATGGTTGA
- a CDS encoding rod shape-determining protein MreD, whose amino-acid sequence MVDSPASTLWTGRVVYLALATIVVFIQLLPLDTSPPGFAGPDVLLALTLAWVARRPAYVPFGVVVAVFLLTDLLFQRPPGLWAALVVILTEAVRSRSRGLRNVPLALEWGTVTVGIVAITLANRLVLIVVMTPQAPLTLTLIQMVMTIAIYPVVVGVGHFFFGLTRPAPGQVDSRGHRL is encoded by the coding sequence ATGGTTGACAGTCCCGCCTCCACCCTGTGGACCGGGCGGGTCGTCTATCTGGCGCTGGCGACGATCGTGGTCTTCATCCAGTTGCTGCCGCTGGACACGTCGCCGCCGGGCTTTGCCGGACCGGACGTGCTGCTGGCGCTGACGCTGGCCTGGGTCGCGCGGCGGCCTGCCTATGTGCCGTTCGGCGTGGTGGTTGCGGTCTTTCTTTTGACCGACCTTTTGTTCCAGCGCCCGCCGGGCCTGTGGGCCGCATTGGTCGTCATCCTGACCGAGGCGGTGCGATCACGCTCTCGTGGTCTGCGGAACGTGCCTTTGGCGCTGGAATGGGGTACGGTCACGGTGGGGATCGTTGCGATCACATTGGCGAACCGGCTGGTGCTGATCGTGGTGATGACGCCGCAGGCCCCGCTGACGCTGACGCTGATCCAGATGGTGATGACCATCGCGATCTATCCGGTGGTGGTGGGTGTGGGGCACTTCTTTTTTGGTCTGACCCGGCCTGCGCCCGGTCAGGTGGACAGTCGGGGACACAGGTTATGA
- the mrdA gene encoding penicillin-binding protein 2, with amino-acid sequence MKRPVRDLEQSSRGIGRRALLLGSAQLGVAGALGLRMRSMQVEQADQFRLLAEENRINIRLLPPARGLVFDRNGIPLAENEQNYRVVMVREDAGDVDEVLARLQDIVSLDPENIERAREDMRKLSSFVPVIIADRLLWEDVAKININAPALPGVSAEVGLSRRYPYGADVGHVVGYVGPVSDYDLSRIDDQDPLLQIPKFQIGKTGVENKLEHTLRGSAGTKRIEVNALGRVMRELDRQEGVAGKDIQLGLDERLQSYAQARMDGESSGAVVIDLETGDLRAIASAPSFDPNLFVRGISVKDWTDLNENKYRPLAAKAVQGAYPPGSTFKMVTGLAALEAGAISPEETVYCKGYTVVAGTRFHCWKRAGHGNINFHDSLKHSCDCYYYEVAQRVGIDKIAEMARLLGIGVKHDLPLSAISTGLAPDKQWKSEVRGEDWRIGDTVNASIGQGYVLASPLQLAIMTARIATGKMVTPRLVKSVDGVEEPSGIGEALGINENMLRRCRASMNAVINEKRGTGARAKIITAGFEMAGKTGTSQVRRITAEERARGVISNEDLPWERRDHALFVCFAPVDNPKFAVAVVVEHGGGGSTAASPIARDIMLQALYDGPPPLEAYPSADRARIEEQQARIAQRIMQIKPAQDRV; translated from the coding sequence ATGAAGCGACCGGTCAGGGATCTGGAACAATCGTCGCGCGGGATCGGGCGGCGGGCGCTGTTGCTGGGATCGGCACAACTGGGTGTCGCCGGTGCGCTGGGGCTGCGGATGCGGTCGATGCAGGTCGAACAGGCCGACCAGTTCCGTCTGCTGGCCGAGGAAAACCGGATCAACATCCGCCTGCTGCCCCCCGCGCGCGGCCTTGTCTTTGACCGCAACGGCATCCCGCTGGCAGAAAACGAACAGAACTACCGCGTCGTCATGGTCCGCGAGGATGCCGGCGACGTGGACGAGGTGCTGGCTCGCCTGCAGGATATCGTCAGCCTCGACCCCGAGAACATCGAGCGCGCCCGCGAGGACATGCGCAAGCTGTCGTCCTTCGTTCCCGTCATCATCGCCGACCGCCTGCTGTGGGAGGATGTGGCCAAGATCAACATCAACGCCCCCGCCCTGCCCGGCGTCAGCGCCGAGGTCGGTCTGTCCCGCCGCTATCCCTATGGCGCCGACGTGGGGCATGTCGTGGGCTATGTCGGCCCGGTCAGCGACTATGATCTGAGCCGCATCGACGATCAGGACCCGCTGCTGCAGATCCCCAAGTTCCAGATCGGCAAGACCGGCGTGGAAAACAAGCTGGAACACACCCTGCGCGGGTCCGCCGGCACCAAGCGGATCGAGGTGAACGCCCTGGGCCGCGTGATGCGCGAACTGGACCGTCAGGAAGGCGTCGCCGGCAAGGACATCCAGCTGGGTCTGGACGAGCGTCTGCAATCCTACGCGCAGGCCCGCATGGACGGCGAGAGCAGCGGCGCCGTCGTGATCGACCTGGAGACCGGCGATCTGCGCGCCATCGCGTCCGCGCCCTCATTCGATCCGAACCTCTTCGTGCGCGGCATTTCGGTCAAGGACTGGACCGACCTGAACGAAAACAAGTACCGCCCGCTGGCCGCCAAGGCCGTGCAGGGCGCCTATCCGCCGGGGTCCACCTTCAAGATGGTGACGGGTCTAGCCGCACTCGAGGCGGGTGCGATCAGCCCCGAGGAAACGGTCTATTGCAAAGGGTATACGGTCGTCGCGGGCACCCGGTTCCACTGCTGGAAGCGTGCGGGCCACGGCAACATCAACTTTCACGACAGCCTGAAGCATTCCTGCGACTGCTACTATTACGAGGTCGCGCAGCGGGTCGGCATCGACAAGATCGCCGAAATGGCCCGTCTGCTGGGCATCGGGGTCAAGCACGATCTGCCGCTCTCCGCGATCTCGACCGGGTTGGCGCCGGACAAGCAGTGGAAGTCCGAGGTGCGCGGCGAGGACTGGCGCATCGGTGACACGGTCAACGCGTCCATCGGGCAAGGCTATGTGCTGGCCTCGCCGCTGCAGCTGGCGATCATGACGGCGCGGATCGCGACCGGCAAGATGGTGACGCCGCGGCTGGTGAAATCCGTCGACGGGGTCGAGGAACCCAGCGGCATCGGCGAGGCCCTTGGCATCAACGAAAACATGCTGCGCCGCTGCCGCGCGTCGATGAATGCCGTCATCAATGAAAAGCGCGGCACGGGCGCGCGGGCCAAGATCATCACCGCAGGCTTTGAGATGGCGGGCAAGACCGGCACGAGCCAGGTGCGCCGCATCACGGCCGAAGAACGGGCCCGCGGTGTCATCAGCAACGAAGACCTGCCTTGGGAGCGCCGCGACCACGCGCTCTTCGTCTGTTTTGCGCCGGTCGACAATCCGAAATTCGCCGTGGCCGTCGTGGTGGAACACGGCGGCGGCGGATCGACCGCAGCCTCGCCCATCGCGCGCGACATCATGTTGCAGGCCCTTTACGACGGCCCGCCCCCGCTGGAGGCCTATCCGTCCGCCGACCGCGCCCGGATCGAGGAACAGCAGGCCCGGATCGCCCAGCGCATCATGCAGATCAAGCCCGCACAGGACCGGGTGTGA